The genomic window GTGGCTGCGTAAATCGCGTAAGACTGAGCATCGAGCAAGTCGTCCTTGGCCCGGGAGATCAGGCTCACGTACATGGAGGCCTTGTTGGCCTGCTCCTCCAAGCCCAATTCCCGCATGGAGTCCACCACGAGCTTCTTCTGGTCCGATTGATCGTAAATGGTGAAGTAGGGGTTGAGGTTCAAAAGCTTGTGGTGCTGGCGGATGAGGCGGCTGGCGAAGGCGTGGAAGGTGTGGGCCCATACCTTGGCCCCGTGTCCCGGAGACAGCTCCTCGATGCGCCGGCGCATCTCCTCGGCAGCCTTGTTGGTGAAGGTGACGGCCAAAATCCGCTCCGCCGGCACTCCTTGGGAGATCAGATGAGCGATCCGGTAGGTGATGACGCGGGTTTTTCCGGTGCCAGCACCCGCCAGCACCAAAAGCGGGCCTCCTGTGTAGAGGACTCCCTCTTTCTGCTCGGGATTAAGACGGTCCAACTCGAGACTCACGCCCATACCTAATCCTTATCTTGGAAAGGTGCCATGATGTCGTGTTATTTTATAATATTCAGGCCTGTGGCTCTCCACCGTAAAATCCTGATCGGCTTCGGCGTCGGCGCCGCCCTGGGCTTGTGCCTCCACGCCGTCTTCCCATCGTCTCCTCCCTTTCTTTCCGCCTTCCTCGATTACGCCGCCGAGCCCGCCGGCCGGCTGTTCCTGCGCCTGCTCCTCATGGCGGTGCTCCCCCTAGTCGTCAGCTCCTTGATACTGGGAGTGGCCGAGATGGGAGGCGCGGCCAAGCTAGGCCGGGTGGCGCTTAAAACCTTGGGCTTCACTTTGGCCGCGACCTCTCTTTCCGTCCTCACTGGCCTGGCCTTCGTCCGCGCCCTGAAGCCCGGGCAGGGATTCCCGATGGCGGTCCGGGAAGAAATCATGCGACGGGGCAAGCTCCCGGCTCCCGCGGCGGCGGAAGGCGGCGCCGTCTCGCGCCTCTTGGCCCTCATCCCGGACAATCCGGTCAAGGCGGCCGCCTCGGGAGATTTTCTGGGCGTCATGTTCTTCGCCCTGTTATTCGGGGTGGGAGTGACCAGGGCCGACCCCGAGAAAACCGGGCCGCTCCTGCGCTGGCTCGAGGCCGTGTACGAGGCGGCGATGGGCTTCATATCGCTCGTGATGCGCTTGGCCCCCGTGGGCGTGGGCGCGCTCGTTCTCAACCTCACGGCCCGGCACGGCTACGACCTGCTTAAGCACCTCTTCGGATACGCGGCCGTGGTGGTGGGGGCCCTGGCCTTCCACCAATTCGTCACCTATTCGATCTTGGCCAAGACCTTGGGAGGGATGTCCCCCAGGCTTTTCTTTTCCCGCATCCAGGACGCGATGCTGACGGCCTTCGGCACGAGCTCCTCCTCGGCGACCTTGCCGGTGTCC from Elusimicrobiota bacterium includes these protein-coding regions:
- a CDS encoding dicarboxylate/amino acid:cation symporter, with protein sequence MSCYFIIFRPVALHRKILIGFGVGAALGLCLHAVFPSSPPFLSAFLDYAAEPAGRLFLRLLLMAVLPLVVSSLILGVAEMGGAAKLGRVALKTLGFTLAATSLSVLTGLAFVRALKPGQGFPMAVREEIMRRGKLPAPAAAEGGAVSRLLALIPDNPVKAAASGDFLGVMFFALLFGVGVTRADPEKTGPLLRWLEAVYEAAMGFISLVMRLAPVGVGALVLNLTARHGYDLLKHLFGYAAVVVGALAFHQFVTYSILAKTLGGMSPRLFFSRIQDAMLTAFGTSSSSATLPVSMRVGERDLGLPRDISRFVLTVGASANQNGTALYEGVTALFLAQCFGVELTLCQQGTVLAMAILGGVGTAGVPGGSLPMLMAILASIGVPPEGALLILGVDRFLDMCRTVLNVSGDLLIAMLVARSESAEARS